A genome region from Clostridium sp. JN-9 includes the following:
- a CDS encoding dihydrofolate reductase family protein has product MSNKRKLVLYIATSLDGYIATENDSLEWLFKTEGEGDNGYSEFYSTVDTILIGRRTYDWIIEKEKGEFPYKDKKCYVFSKSENDKNENVEFINQDVVEFTNKIKSLDGGNIWLVGGGNLLHSFIKEKLVDEFIITITPTLIGSGISLFNKNDFELELKLTDMRRFNQFAELNYEMK; this is encoded by the coding sequence ATGTCTAACAAAAGAAAATTAGTTTTATATATTGCAACAAGTTTAGATGGCTATATAGCAACAGAAAATGACTCCTTGGAATGGTTGTTTAAAACTGAAGGCGAAGGAGATAATGGATATTCTGAATTCTACAGCACAGTTGATACTATTCTAATTGGGAGAAGAACTTATGACTGGATTATTGAAAAAGAAAAAGGTGAATTTCCGTATAAGGATAAAAAGTGTTATGTATTTTCTAAATCAGAAAATGATAAAAATGAAAATGTAGAATTTATAAATCAAGATGTAGTTGAATTTACAAACAAAATAAAAAGCCTGGATGGAGGAAACATTTGGCTTGTTGGTGGAGGAAATCTTTTACACTCTTTTATTAAAGAAAAGTTAGTTGACGAATTTATCATTACGATTACACCTACACTAATAGGTAGTGGAATTTCTTTATTTAATAAAAATGATTTTGAGTTAGAATTAAAATTAACGGATATGAGGAGATTCAATCAATTTGCTGAACTTAATTACGAGATGAAATAA
- a CDS encoding DUF3888 domain-containing protein has protein sequence MPVKGFEQIPDAKLGLPYEYTPKEGSVEVQPFVGAHNTIGIDEMTIKIEEVTPTVENFKHIKSFPYLLTHRKYFLSLSI, from the coding sequence TTGCCAGTAAAAGGTTTTGAACAAATACCTGATGCAAAATTAGGCTTACCTTATGAATATACTCCAAAAGAAGGGTCAGTTGAGGTACAGCCTTTTGTGGGAGCACATAATACAATAGGGATAGATGAGATGACAATCAAAATAGAAGAAGTAACTCCCACAGTAGAAAACTTTAAGCACATAAAGAGTTTCCCATATCTACTCACCCATAGGAAGTATTTTTTGAGCCTTTCTATATAA
- a CDS encoding ATP-binding cassette domain-containing protein, whose protein sequence is MKTEKISNTNLLYKNETKKYKECIGIKDLVFSYDGMNNVIDGISMNIDYGDFVEITGESGEGKSTFIKILLGFYHPASGIYKLNGKYVDDTDISGLRNQIAYVDQDCHLFQLTVKENIRLGNQNATEEDILEACKLANAHDFIMNLENGYDTVINETCDNISGGQRQRIAIARALVSKKEILLIDEGTAELDSETEKMIGNTISNLKGEKTIIIITHKPFIIDNAYNINNAYKKYKFVAGKIE, encoded by the coding sequence ATGAAAACTGAAAAAATTTCTAATACAAATTTATTATACAAGAATGAAACAAAAAAATATAAGGAATGTATTGGTATCAAAGACCTGGTTTTTAGTTATGATGGAATGAATAATGTAATAGATGGTATATCAATGAATATTGATTATGGTGATTTTGTTGAAATTACAGGGGAGAGCGGAGAAGGCAAAAGTACATTTATTAAAATCCTATTAGGATTTTATCATCCTGCTTCTGGTATATATAAATTGAATGGAAAGTATGTAGACGATACAGATATTTCGGGATTGAGAAACCAGATAGCTTATGTAGATCAGGATTGCCATTTATTTCAGCTGACTGTTAAGGAAAATATTAGGCTTGGGAATCAAAATGCAACGGAGGAAGATATTTTAGAAGCATGTAAATTGGCTAATGCTCATGATTTTATTATGAATCTTGAAAATGGTTATGATACAGTTATAAATGAAACTTGTGACAATATTTCTGGTGGACAACGTCAAAGAATAGCTATTGCAAGGGCATTAGTTAGTAAAAAAGAAATTTTGCTTATTGATGAGGGTACAGCAGAATTAGATTCAGAAACAGAAAAAATGATTGGCAATACAATTAGTAACTTAAAAGGAGAAAAAACTATTATAATTATTACGCACAAGCCATTCATTATAGATAATGCATATAATATAAATAATGCATATAAAAAGTATAAATTTGTTGCAGGAAAAATTGAATAA
- a CDS encoding S66 peptidase family protein — MKKPKPLVKGDKVALISLSSGMLGEDFAKHELNLGLKRLKEFGLVPVIMPNALKGIEYLKNNPEARAQDLKDAFHDTSIKGIICAIGGDDTFRTLPYLMEDNDFIDDVHNNPKLFTGFSDTTINHLMFYKLGMATFYGPCLVCDLAELDKEMLPYTKTEFLKYFENHNENCIESSNVWYEERTDFSEEAVGTARVEHLEEKGYEVLQGKCKFNGRLLGGCLESLYDILTNTRYDNEKDTCEKYGLFPTLDEWKNKILFIETCEEKPKPEVFEKELITLKSTGIFDVINGMIIGKPQDEQYYEEYKEIYHKIIENKDLPIIYNVNFGHAYPRCIIPYGIETEVDLSRKSITFKESFFE, encoded by the coding sequence ATGAAAAAGCCAAAGCCATTAGTTAAAGGAGATAAAGTTGCACTTATAAGTTTATCAAGTGGTATGCTTGGTGAAGATTTTGCAAAACATGAATTAAATTTAGGACTAAAGAGATTAAAAGAGTTTGGATTAGTACCTGTTATTATGCCAAATGCATTAAAGGGAATAGAATATCTAAAAAATAACCCAGAAGCCAGAGCACAGGATCTAAAAGATGCCTTTCATGACACATCTATAAAAGGGATTATATGTGCCATTGGTGGAGATGATACATTTAGAACATTGCCATATCTAATGGAGGATAATGATTTTATAGATGATGTTCATAATAATCCTAAATTATTTACTGGATTTTCAGATACCACGATAAATCATTTAATGTTTTATAAACTTGGAATGGCTACTTTTTATGGACCTTGTCTTGTTTGTGATTTGGCTGAATTAGATAAAGAAATGCTGCCTTATACAAAAACTGAGTTTTTGAAATACTTTGAAAATCATAATGAAAATTGTATTGAATCCAGTAATGTATGGTATGAGGAACGGACAGATTTTTCTGAGGAGGCAGTTGGAACTGCCAGAGTAGAACACTTAGAAGAAAAAGGATATGAAGTTTTACAAGGAAAATGCAAGTTTAATGGAAGGCTTTTGGGCGGTTGTCTTGAAAGTTTATATGATATACTAACCAATACACGCTATGATAATGAAAAAGATACTTGTGAAAAGTATGGTTTGTTTCCAACTTTGGATGAATGGAAAAATAAAATATTGTTTATTGAAACTTGCGAGGAAAAACCCAAGCCAGAAGTATTTGAAAAAGAATTAATTACATTAAAGAGTACAGGAATTTTTGATGTAATTAATGGTATGATCATTGGAAAGCCTCAAGATGAACAATATTATGAAGAGTATAAAGAAATTTATCATAAGATTATTGAAAATAAAGATTTACCAATAATCTATAATGTAAACTTCGGACATGCATATCCAAGATGCATCATTCCGTATGGAATTGAAACGGAGGTGGATTTAAGCAGAAAATCCATTACGTTTAAAGAATCTTTTTTTGAGTGA
- a CDS encoding ABC transporter ATP-binding protein, whose amino-acid sequence MNEKNFFKTFLLSKKGIWSIVWQCCFSLIESGLAIFLIYKIASLTDFVVNHDYDKFINALPISFFAIIMQVISYYLEQYMKIKCKAEFSNNVRNLIGVKIIHTPLSLKEKYSSANILSVFNNEIELIQDYVGNIAGIAANPIIAIVSCIYFANISYKLLIVSCVLIPVSTVVYNHLSKPIQRKTRGILDEKSKLNTITKDVISGFYVMKAFGLQPYFLDKYSNQVNTIANKEKEKDKMNSILGRIFILLRYIPQLIIPLYGGYLSFSSEITLGQLIASNVIIWYIISPIESFLDIIKGLREIKPALQDIHIITKFEQEENIQANFGQANNEIKEIEIHHLSFKYDDMKANILNNINLELNRKDHVKIIGESGAGKSTLLKIICGLYTKFQGNINVRGVMLTSENAASIRKLISYVPQHPYIFRGTIEENISMGKNVSRQYVIKAAKLAYANEFIEALPDGYDTLVGSGGVKLSGGQCKRLAIARAVIKNGSIFIFDEPTSMLDLKSEEKVKEGFYKICNGKCSIIVTHRMGIVDDKDKIMILNRGNLYEQ is encoded by the coding sequence TTGAATGAGAAAAACTTTTTTAAAACATTTCTATTATCTAAAAAAGGAATATGGTCAATAGTATGGCAATGCTGTTTTAGTCTCATAGAATCAGGCTTAGCAATTTTTTTAATTTATAAAATTGCTAGTCTTACTGATTTTGTTGTTAATCATGATTATGATAAATTTATAAATGCTTTGCCTATCTCTTTTTTTGCAATAATAATGCAGGTAATTAGCTATTATCTTGAACAATATATGAAAATTAAATGCAAAGCTGAATTTTCAAACAATGTGAGAAACTTAATAGGAGTAAAAATCATACATACTCCACTATCACTAAAAGAGAAGTATAGTTCAGCAAATATTCTTTCTGTTTTTAATAATGAAATTGAGTTAATACAAGATTATGTTGGTAATATAGCAGGTATAGCAGCTAACCCCATAATTGCTATAGTTAGTTGTATTTATTTTGCAAATATTAGTTACAAATTATTAATTGTTTCATGTGTGTTAATTCCTGTTTCAACTGTAGTTTACAATCATTTGTCTAAGCCAATTCAAAGAAAAACAAGAGGAATACTGGATGAAAAATCTAAATTAAATACAATTACAAAAGATGTAATCAGTGGTTTTTATGTAATGAAAGCATTCGGACTGCAGCCATATTTTTTAGATAAATATTCAAACCAAGTAAATACTATTGCTAATAAGGAAAAAGAAAAAGACAAAATGAATTCTATATTAGGCAGGATATTTATTTTGCTGAGGTATATTCCACAGTTAATTATTCCTCTTTATGGCGGTTATTTAAGTTTTTCCAGTGAAATAACATTAGGGCAGCTCATTGCTTCAAATGTGATTATTTGGTATATTATATCACCAATAGAATCATTTCTTGATATTATAAAAGGATTACGTGAAATAAAGCCTGCATTGCAAGACATTCATATAATAACCAAATTTGAGCAAGAAGAGAATATACAAGCTAATTTTGGACAAGCTAATAATGAGATAAAAGAGATAGAGATTCACCACCTTTCTTTTAAATATGATGATATGAAAGCTAATATACTGAATAATATTAATTTGGAATTGAATAGAAAAGATCATGTTAAAATAATTGGTGAAAGCGGCGCTGGGAAAAGTACTTTACTAAAAATAATATGTGGATTATACACTAAATTTCAAGGGAATATCAATGTTAGAGGCGTAATGCTGACATCAGAGAATGCTGCATCAATAAGAAAATTAATATCATATGTACCACAGCACCCATATATATTTCGAGGTACAATAGAAGAAAATATATCAATGGGTAAAAATGTAAGCAGGCAATATGTTATTAAAGCTGCTAAGTTAGCCTATGCAAATGAATTTATTGAAGCACTGCCTGATGGTTATGATACTTTGGTAGGAAGTGGAGGAGTGAAACTCTCTGGAGGACAATGCAAAAGGTTAGCCATAGCACGAGCAGTAATAAAAAATGGTTCAATATTCATATTTGATGAACCAACTTCTATGCTTGATTTGAAAAGTGAAGAGAAGGTCAAGGAAGGTTTTTATAAAATATGTAATGGAAAGTGCTCTATTATAGTTACACATAGAATGGGGATAGTTGATGATAAAGATAAAATTATGATATTGAACAGAGGGAATTTATATGAACAATAA
- a CDS encoding mannose-1-phosphate guanylyltransferase, with amino-acid sequence MLYALILAGGKGTRLYPLSRTENPKQFLKIIDNKSFLRATVDRIKPIVSKENIYVVTNEQYIEKIYQELPEIDRKNIFAEPENKETATCIGLSAVKLLKKDNDATMIVLPSDHYIENEKMYTDTITQAIDIVDKRRGLITIGVVPTRAETGYGYIEMGERTIGEIPTYKVERFLEKPNIEVAKDLLLKGTYLWNSGMFIWRADVYLREMERYLPKMYKSMMNIYQALDSEEEEQIIRQEYSLIDGISVDFGIMQKTRRAYVIKCEFDWDDIGNFDSLSRFLQNFRGNNVVGNTFLEQSEDCIVFAGERLVIGFGIKDIVIVDAGDVLLVMNKSRDQEIKHLINVMKDKDLNKYL; translated from the coding sequence TTGTTATATGCACTAATTCTTGCAGGAGGAAAAGGAACAAGGTTATATCCACTATCAAGAACAGAAAATCCAAAACAATTTTTAAAGATAATAGATAATAAGAGCTTTCTAAGAGCAACTGTGGATAGAATAAAGCCAATTGTAAGTAAGGAAAATATATATGTTGTTACAAATGAGCAGTATATTGAAAAGATATACCAGGAGTTACCTGAAATTGATAGAAAGAATATATTTGCAGAACCTGAGAATAAAGAAACTGCAACATGTATTGGTCTTTCAGCTGTAAAGCTGTTAAAAAAGGATAATGATGCAACAATGATCGTTCTTCCTTCTGACCATTATATAGAAAATGAAAAAATGTATACTGATACCATAACTCAGGCAATTGATATAGTGGATAAAAGAAGGGGGCTTATTACCATAGGGGTTGTACCCACTAGAGCTGAGACTGGTTATGGATATATCGAAATGGGAGAGAGAACTATTGGTGAAATACCCACATACAAGGTAGAAAGATTCCTGGAAAAACCAAACATTGAAGTAGCAAAAGATTTGCTTTTAAAAGGAACCTATCTTTGGAACAGCGGAATGTTTATATGGAGAGCAGATGTATATTTACGGGAGATGGAAAGGTACCTTCCTAAAATGTACAAAAGCATGATGAATATTTATCAGGCACTGGATAGTGAAGAAGAAGAGCAGATAATTAGACAGGAATATTCACTTATCGATGGAATATCCGTGGATTTTGGAATCATGCAGAAGACAAGAAGGGCATATGTTATTAAATGTGAATTTGATTGGGATGATATAGGTAATTTCGACTCATTAAGCAGGTTTCTACAAAATTTCCGGGGAAATAATGTAGTAGGAAATACTTTTTTGGAACAAAGTGAGGATTGTATAGTATTTGCCGGGGAAAGACTTGTAATTGGGTTCGGAATAAAGGATATAGTAATAGTTGATGCCGGAGATGTGCTTTTAGTTATGAATAAAAGCAGAGATCAGGAGATAAAACATTTGATAAATGTTATGAAAGATAAGGATCTTAATAAATATTTATAA
- a CDS encoding ABC transporter ATP-binding protein — translation MNNKNGMKYFKKIMQIMNKKTPIYFIFTIADSAIISICYNIVLAFILKEVIDAIAYHNIKLIRKAFYIAIVSFLIAFVFEPIIMKIKNYCVRSTIGAIKKDSFGHIENIKVDTYEKYSSGDILSRMTKDIDTLEDVYLKYIPNLCFAIIHGGVAMVSMIYINYFLGILAIMLGLFSVLVNYFISRKVNAYSGEYQKEYGNLYQNIIDIYDGFIDIKMNGSEGYFYNKFKSVTKKLQHDYEKREKYNALLETNNTFFENINNIGLMAVGLFMALKGYTTIGAVISVIKLQGNASYLF, via the coding sequence ATGAACAATAAAAATGGAATGAAGTACTTTAAAAAAATCATGCAGATTATGAATAAAAAAACTCCAATATACTTTATCTTTACAATAGCAGATAGTGCAATTATATCAATATGTTATAATATAGTACTAGCTTTTATACTTAAGGAGGTTATTGACGCCATTGCATATCATAATATTAAATTGATTCGAAAGGCCTTCTATATAGCAATTGTTTCATTTTTAATAGCATTTGTTTTTGAGCCCATTATAATGAAAATTAAAAATTATTGTGTAAGAAGTACTATTGGGGCGATTAAGAAGGATTCATTTGGTCATATAGAAAACATTAAAGTTGATACTTATGAAAAATATAGTTCAGGTGATATATTATCAAGGATGACTAAAGATATTGATACACTTGAAGATGTTTATTTAAAATACATTCCCAATTTATGTTTTGCAATCATTCATGGTGGGGTTGCCATGGTATCAATGATCTACATAAATTATTTTCTTGGAATTCTTGCAATTATGCTGGGGTTATTTTCTGTTTTAGTGAATTATTTTATCAGCAGAAAGGTAAATGCATATTCAGGTGAATATCAGAAAGAATATGGTAATCTGTATCAAAATATAATTGATATTTATGATGGATTTATTGATATTAAAATGAATGGCAGTGAGGGATATTTTTACAACAAATTCAAATCAGTTACAAAAAAATTACAACATGATTATGAAAAACGTGAAAAATACAATGCATTATTAGAAACAAATAATACTTTTTTTGAAAATATCAATAACATTGGTTTAATGGCAGTGGGATTGTTTATGGCACTAAAAGGATATACTACTATAGGAGCTGTTATATCAGTCATTAAGCTTCAAGGTAATGCAAGCTATTTGTTTTAA
- a CDS encoding AAA domain-containing protein, with product MENRNKIKDIFNYLLQIKRLSNKKIRNVSDYDKSYWESDLNHMGGCIVSRDSSKEWWLKINKKAKGIYDQFFRILLDKEKNGEKTEIIWGHGLFEWDTGEQKIIHPFFITKMEITFDEKLEALLLTPIGKTKMETNFLRGINEFPMDELINIEKEFNFMCIDPRKFDEIKPVLDEIVKKCKASDFKISYNDNFAGISKVNATDEPYIYNSPVIIVRKNNINLWEKELEDTIKYIDDDYDIPKPVEALVEEKEIVQSDYDKSQWNEVKKNILFPLPSNEEQREIVRRLCDNYGVVVEGPPGTGKSHTIANLICHLLAHGKKVLVTSETDRALKVLSDKIPKEIRPLCMNVTSNETGSIENMDLSVRQIVDNLSVDRESLCNDIKDLEEELRENKKQQRELEEKLRNYSKAEGSDINVNGKNYKMADVVKWIKDNENEYSYIKDKVNISQVNPLSNEEFNRIIELLTFLGKDDIKQINLMKPLLDKLPCYEEISDKMQNLNKLAADVDKFKENLTGWQIPRSTKCNLDNLCESAYNAINCLNKFENCGMENFIRTFRKSKTVRDNVRNILYKCNSYLLKISRLDEETGKHLIEIPSQVPMAKFTDDFDKVYDKFISKGHIGVIFKAINRNCMYILKDCKVDTESICTTDQIIAVRLYLERKEIQQQLICTWNLFASQYDMEKVKVNNHEPIIKIEQYIENISMLCSWDTDVKKDIIDRLHDIRIPENLNWYSINTFNKIIKAVNSIKNMDEYENLKAYFIVLKKLIMSVRGLEELYTAIETNDLNKIKHCYDNIERLRIRKGDVIELDNILDKLKKVCPELTEELLNTNDYRKYKHFNKAWKWKQLYCYINKVNSIDNEALIDEYRQKKNLESFIINSLIGKKTWLNQIKVISQTEQRKLISWMEAVKRIGNGKGKLVTTYRRIAQTEIENCRNIIPVWIMPFNKVIENFKLSKEKFDVIIFDESSQSDIFSICALMRAKKAVIVGDDKQIGPENIGIEEISVNRLIKEYLNEIPQAQWFDLRASLYDTALRVFPNRLMLKEHFRSVPEIIQFSNSFYYNKSIIPLRKVDSKNSLNPPIAAVKVENALRDEKKSVNIKEATELVGKVIECCNNKNYSGMSMGVISLLGDDQSQLIEDLLRNRLGEKELLRRKLICGDAYSFQGDERDVMFLSMVVANNMKFAPLTKESDRRRFNVAGSRARNQMWVFHSIDLKDLNPNCARYALLKYCENYGEYKYEFNLNYIFKYKLQREIYSRIKEMGYKIIPQIKIGVYNIDFIIEGESNKAAVICEGDKDNNMDIASALMQQINLERIGWNFIRIKASEYYLNKEDTLEKVCDKLNELGIEKCTSNESVKKLQII from the coding sequence ATGGAAAATAGAAATAAAATTAAGGACATTTTTAATTATCTTTTGCAGATTAAAAGACTTAGCAATAAAAAAATAAGGAATGTTTCTGACTATGATAAAAGCTATTGGGAGTCCGACTTAAACCATATGGGAGGATGCATTGTATCAAGGGACAGCTCAAAAGAATGGTGGCTGAAAATAAATAAAAAGGCCAAGGGAATATATGATCAGTTTTTTAGAATATTACTGGATAAAGAAAAGAATGGTGAGAAAACCGAAATTATATGGGGACATGGACTGTTTGAATGGGACACAGGCGAACAAAAAATAATTCATCCATTTTTTATAACTAAAATGGAAATTACTTTTGATGAAAAGCTGGAAGCTTTGTTATTAACTCCAATTGGTAAAACAAAAATGGAAACCAACTTTTTAAGAGGTATTAATGAATTTCCCATGGATGAATTAATTAATATTGAAAAAGAGTTTAATTTTATGTGCATAGACCCAAGGAAATTTGATGAAATAAAGCCTGTTTTGGATGAAATCGTAAAGAAATGCAAGGCTTCAGATTTTAAAATATCATATAATGATAATTTTGCAGGGATAAGTAAGGTAAATGCAACAGATGAGCCTTATATTTATAATTCACCAGTAATTATTGTAAGAAAAAATAATATCAATTTATGGGAGAAAGAGTTAGAAGATACAATAAAGTATATAGATGATGATTATGATATACCTAAGCCCGTTGAAGCATTAGTGGAGGAGAAGGAGATTGTACAAAGCGATTATGATAAAAGTCAATGGAATGAAGTGAAAAAGAATATATTATTCCCATTACCTTCAAATGAAGAGCAGAGAGAAATTGTGAGAAGACTCTGTGACAATTACGGGGTTGTGGTTGAAGGGCCTCCTGGAACCGGCAAGAGCCATACTATAGCAAATCTAATATGTCATTTGTTAGCCCATGGGAAAAAAGTTCTGGTAACTAGTGAAACAGATAGAGCACTTAAAGTATTATCTGATAAAATACCAAAGGAAATAAGACCCCTCTGCATGAATGTAACCAGTAATGAAACTGGCTCCATAGAGAATATGGATTTAAGTGTAAGACAAATTGTAGATAATTTATCTGTTGATAGGGAAAGTCTATGTAATGATATAAAAGATCTGGAGGAGGAGTTAAGAGAAAATAAGAAACAACAAAGAGAATTGGAAGAAAAGCTTAGAAATTACAGTAAAGCCGAAGGTTCAGATATTAATGTTAACGGTAAAAACTATAAAATGGCAGATGTGGTTAAATGGATAAAAGACAACGAAAATGAATATTCTTATATAAAAGACAAAGTAAACATAAGCCAGGTGAATCCGTTATCAAATGAAGAATTTAATAGAATTATAGAATTATTAACTTTCTTAGGGAAAGATGATATTAAGCAGATAAATTTAATGAAGCCTCTATTAGATAAACTGCCATGTTATGAAGAAATATCTGATAAAATGCAAAATTTGAACAAGCTTGCAGCTGATGTGGACAAGTTTAAGGAGAACTTAACAGGATGGCAGATACCTAGAAGTACTAAATGCAATTTGGACAACCTTTGTGAATCGGCATACAATGCAATTAATTGTTTAAATAAATTTGAGAATTGTGGTATGGAAAACTTTATAAGGACATTTAGAAAAAGCAAAACTGTAAGAGATAATGTACGCAATATTTTGTATAAATGCAATAGCTATTTGCTGAAGATAAGCAGATTAGACGAAGAAACAGGTAAACATCTAATAGAAATCCCAAGTCAGGTGCCAATGGCAAAATTCACTGATGATTTTGACAAGGTATATGATAAATTTATATCTAAAGGTCATATTGGAGTGATTTTTAAAGCTATTAATAGAAATTGTATGTATATACTGAAGGATTGCAAAGTAGATACAGAAAGTATATGCACTACAGATCAGATTATTGCTGTGAGATTATATTTAGAAAGAAAGGAAATTCAGCAGCAGCTTATCTGCACATGGAATTTATTTGCAAGTCAATATGATATGGAAAAAGTTAAAGTAAATAATCATGAGCCAATTATTAAAATAGAGCAGTATATTGAAAACATCAGTATGCTTTGCAGCTGGGATACTGATGTAAAAAAAGATATCATAGACAGACTTCATGACATTAGAATTCCTGAAAATTTAAACTGGTACAGCATTAATACTTTTAATAAAATAATAAAAGCAGTTAACAGCATTAAGAATATGGATGAATATGAAAATCTAAAGGCATATTTCATTGTGCTAAAGAAATTAATAATGTCAGTGAGGGGATTAGAGGAGCTTTATACAGCCATTGAAACCAACGATTTAAACAAAATTAAACACTGCTATGACAATATTGAAAGATTAAGAATAAGAAAAGGAGATGTAATAGAGCTTGATAATATTTTGGACAAACTTAAAAAAGTCTGCCCTGAACTTACAGAGGAATTGTTAAATACTAATGACTATAGAAAATATAAACACTTTAATAAGGCATGGAAGTGGAAACAGCTGTACTGCTATATTAATAAAGTCAACAGTATTGATAATGAAGCTTTAATTGATGAATACAGACAAAAGAAAAACCTTGAAAGCTTTATTATAAATTCATTAATTGGAAAGAAAACATGGTTAAATCAGATAAAGGTTATTTCACAAACTGAACAAAGAAAATTAATTTCATGGATGGAGGCTGTTAAGAGAATTGGAAATGGCAAAGGAAAGCTTGTAACCACTTATAGAAGAATAGCACAGACTGAAATAGAAAACTGCAGAAATATTATACCTGTGTGGATAATGCCATTTAATAAGGTAATAGAAAATTTTAAATTATCTAAAGAGAAATTTGATGTAATAATATTTGATGAAAGCAGTCAAAGCGATATATTTTCAATATGCGCACTTATGAGGGCCAAAAAGGCAGTTATAGTTGGAGATGACAAGCAGATTGGTCCTGAAAATATAGGAATTGAGGAGATTTCAGTAAACAGATTAATAAAAGAATATTTAAATGAAATCCCTCAGGCTCAGTGGTTCGATTTAAGGGCAAGCTTATATGATACTGCATTAAGAGTATTTCCTAACAGACTTATGCTTAAGGAGCATTTTAGGTCCGTTCCTGAGATAATTCAATTCAGCAATAGTTTTTACTATAACAAAAGCATAATACCTCTTAGAAAAGTTGACAGCAAAAACTCTTTAAACCCTCCAATAGCAGCAGTAAAGGTTGAAAATGCATTAAGGGATGAAAAGAAATCAGTAAATATAAAGGAAGCCACAGAGCTGGTGGGAAAGGTTATAGAGTGCTGCAATAATAAAAATTACAGTGGTATGTCAATGGGAGTAATATCACTGCTTGGAGATGATCAAAGCCAGCTCATAGAAGATTTATTAAGAAATAGGCTAGGCGAAAAAGAACTCCTTAGAAGAAAATTAATCTGCGGAGATGCGTATTCTTTTCAAGGGGATGAAAGAGATGTTATGTTCCTGTCTATGGTAGTTGCAAATAATATGAAATTTGCTCCTTTAACTAAGGAAAGTGACAGGAGAAGATTTAATGTAGCTGGAAGCAGAGCAAGAAATCAAATGTGGGTATTTCATTCTATTGATTTAAAGGATTTAAACCCTAATTGTGCCAGATATGCACTTCTTAAATATTGTGAAAACTATGGAGAGTACAAATATGAATTTAATTTAAATTATATATTTAAATATAAGCTTCAAAGAGAAATATACAGCAGAATAAAAGAAATGGGCTATAAAATTATTCCCCAAATTAAAATTGGAGTTTATAACATTGATTTTATCATTGAAGGGGAAAGCAATAAGGCAGCTGTAATATGTGAAGGCGACAAGGATAATAATATGGATATAGCTAGTGCACTAATGCAGCAAATTAACCTGGAAAGGATAGGGTGGAATTTTATTAGAATAAAAGCCAGCGAATATTATTTAAATAAGGAGGATACACTGGAGAAAGTCTGTGATAAGCTTAATGAATTGGGAATAGAAAAATGTACCAGCAATGAGTCAGTTAAAAAACTTCAAATAATATAA